Proteins found in one Cryptosporangium phraense genomic segment:
- the xylA gene encoding xylose isomerase, producing the protein MAAQPTPADRFTFGLWTIGWEARDPFGDATRAPIDPVESVHKLAELGAYGVTFHDNDLIPFEADEDARANHIARFKKALEETGLVVPMATTNLFTHPVFKDGAFTSNDRSVRRYALRKTMRQVDLAAELGASTFVCWGGREGSETNAAKDVHAALSRYAEAIDTLVQYSLDQGYDLKFAIEPKPNEPRGDILLPTVGHALGFISMLQHADRVGLNPEVGHEQMSNLNFVDAISQALWQGKLFHIDLNGQHGPKFDQDLVFGHGDLINAFFLVDLLEHGPLGGGPTYDGPRHFDYKPFRNEDLTGVWNSAAANMRTYLLLKERAQAFRADPEVQAALSEHGVTGLAQPTLNEGESIADLAADRSAFEDFDVAAAAAKGSGAVRLDQLAIEHILNAR; encoded by the coding sequence ATGGCAGCGCAGCCGACCCCCGCTGACCGCTTTACGTTCGGGCTCTGGACCATCGGCTGGGAGGCCCGCGACCCGTTCGGCGACGCGACCCGCGCCCCGATCGATCCGGTCGAGTCCGTGCACAAGCTGGCCGAGCTCGGCGCCTACGGCGTCACGTTCCACGACAACGACCTCATCCCGTTCGAGGCCGACGAGGACGCCCGCGCCAACCACATCGCGCGCTTCAAGAAGGCTCTCGAGGAGACCGGCCTGGTCGTCCCGATGGCCACCACGAACCTGTTCACCCACCCGGTGTTCAAGGACGGCGCGTTCACCAGCAACGACCGCAGCGTGCGCCGCTACGCGCTGCGCAAGACGATGCGCCAGGTCGACCTGGCCGCCGAGCTCGGCGCGAGCACGTTCGTCTGCTGGGGCGGCCGCGAGGGCTCGGAGACGAACGCGGCCAAGGACGTCCACGCCGCGCTCTCCCGCTACGCCGAGGCGATCGACACGCTCGTCCAGTACTCGCTCGACCAGGGCTACGACCTCAAGTTCGCGATCGAGCCCAAGCCCAACGAGCCCCGCGGCGACATCCTGCTCCCCACGGTCGGCCACGCGCTCGGCTTCATCTCGATGCTGCAGCACGCCGACCGCGTCGGCCTCAACCCCGAGGTCGGCCACGAGCAGATGTCGAACCTCAACTTCGTCGACGCGATCAGCCAGGCCCTCTGGCAGGGCAAGCTGTTCCACATCGACCTGAACGGCCAGCACGGCCCGAAGTTCGACCAGGACCTGGTGTTCGGTCACGGCGACCTGATCAACGCGTTCTTCCTGGTCGACCTGCTCGAGCACGGCCCGCTCGGCGGCGGCCCCACCTACGACGGTCCCCGCCACTTCGACTACAAGCCCTTCCGCAACGAGGACCTGACCGGCGTCTGGAACTCCGCCGCCGCCAACATGCGCACGTACCTGCTGCTCAAGGAGCGCGCGCAGGCCTTCCGCGCCGACCCCGAGGTGCAGGCCGCGCTCTCCGAGCACGGCGTCACCGGGCTCGCGCAGCCCACCCTCAACGAGGGTGAGTCGATCGCCGACCTGGCTGCCGACCGCTCCGCGTTCGAGGACTTCGACGTCGCCGCGGCCGCCGCCAAGGGCTCCGGCGCGGTCCGCCTCGACCAGCTCGCCATCGAGCACATCCTGAACGCCCGTTAG
- a CDS encoding dihydrolipoyl dehydrogenase family protein: MSAQLNPDRTEWDVIVIGGGPPGEIAAQYATQFSGLEAVIVEQELLGGECSFWACMPSKGLLRPVELVSNSRDLHGVTGARLDVQAVLDRRDKIVNHHDDTSQVDWATGAGIDVVRGRGRLAGEKTVTVDGRTLTARHAVVLATGTRASVPPIDGLREARPWTSRDATNVHEIPRRIVIVGGGVVSCEAATWFRGLGAEEVTIVEGSERLLSKNEPFAGEIVAAAFADSGVTVRTKTRVTDVARPVVNDNGEGLIHGGEVTVTLSDGSTVTADEILVAAGRTPNSDDLGLETVGLEPKGFVDVDEHLTVPGIDWLYVVGDLNGKALLTHMGKYQARIAGDVIADRAAGNAARQHDHAIVPQVTFTDPEVGSAGLTEAQARDAGLDVSVAEYDMAALAGTYLVRDHYTGRAKLVLDGDRLVGATFVGTGIAELVHSATVAIQAKVPLGELWHAVPSYPTISEVWLRLLETIDSQRRGK; the protein is encoded by the coding sequence GTGAGCGCTCAGCTGAACCCGGACCGGACCGAGTGGGACGTCATCGTCATCGGCGGCGGCCCTCCCGGCGAAATTGCCGCGCAGTACGCGACCCAGTTCTCCGGCCTCGAAGCCGTGATCGTCGAACAGGAACTCCTCGGCGGCGAGTGCTCATTCTGGGCCTGCATGCCGTCCAAGGGACTCCTCCGCCCGGTCGAACTCGTCTCGAACAGCCGCGACCTCCACGGTGTCACCGGCGCCCGGCTCGACGTCCAGGCCGTGCTCGACCGGCGCGACAAGATCGTCAACCACCACGACGACACTTCCCAGGTCGACTGGGCCACCGGCGCCGGCATCGACGTCGTCCGGGGCCGCGGCCGGCTGGCCGGCGAGAAGACGGTCACCGTCGACGGCCGGACCCTGACCGCGCGGCACGCGGTCGTCCTGGCCACCGGCACCCGCGCGAGCGTCCCGCCGATCGACGGGCTGCGCGAGGCCCGCCCGTGGACGTCCCGCGACGCCACGAACGTGCACGAGATCCCTCGCCGGATCGTGATCGTCGGCGGGGGCGTCGTCTCCTGCGAGGCCGCGACCTGGTTCCGCGGCCTGGGTGCCGAAGAGGTCACGATCGTCGAGGGCTCCGAGCGCCTGCTGTCGAAGAACGAGCCGTTCGCGGGCGAGATCGTCGCGGCCGCTTTCGCCGACTCCGGCGTCACCGTCCGCACGAAGACCCGCGTGACCGACGTCGCCCGGCCCGTCGTCAACGACAACGGCGAGGGGCTGATCCACGGCGGCGAGGTGACCGTGACCCTCTCCGACGGATCGACGGTGACGGCGGACGAGATCCTCGTCGCCGCCGGCCGGACGCCGAACAGCGACGACCTCGGGCTCGAGACCGTCGGCCTGGAGCCGAAGGGCTTCGTGGACGTGGACGAGCACCTGACCGTGCCGGGGATCGACTGGCTCTACGTGGTCGGCGACCTGAACGGCAAGGCGCTGCTCACCCACATGGGCAAGTACCAGGCCCGCATCGCCGGCGACGTGATCGCCGACCGGGCCGCCGGGAACGCCGCCCGGCAGCACGACCACGCGATCGTCCCCCAGGTCACGTTCACCGACCCGGAGGTGGGCTCGGCCGGCCTCACCGAGGCCCAGGCCCGCGACGCCGGGCTGGACGTGTCGGTCGCCGAGTACGACATGGCCGCGCTGGCCGGCACGTACCTGGTGCGCGACCACTACACCGGCCGGGCCAAGCTGGTGCTGGACGGAGACCGCCTGGTCGGGGCCACGTTCGTGGGCACCGGCATCGCCGAGCTCGTGCACTCGGCCACGGTCGCGATCCAGGCGAAGGTCCCGCTGGGCGAGCTCTGGCACGCGGTGCCGAGCTACCCGACGATCAGCGAAGTATGGCTGCGTCTGTTGGAGACGATTGATTCGCAGCGCCGGGGGAAATAA
- the ykgO gene encoding type B 50S ribosomal protein L36, with translation MKVRNSLRALKAKDGSIVVRRHGQIFVLNKKNPRLKARQG, from the coding sequence ATGAAGGTACGTAACTCGCTCCGGGCCCTCAAGGCCAAGGACGGATCGATCGTCGTCCGTCGTCACGGACAGATCTTCGTCCTCAATAAGAAGAACCCGCGCCTGAAGGCCCGCCAGGGCTGA
- a CDS encoding MFS transporter yields the protein MSDEYSVRAGRKEWVGLAVLLLPLLFVSMDVSVLYFAVPFLSVELEPTSTQQLWIFDVYGFVLAGLLIPMGAIGDRIGRRRLLLIGAVAFSGASVLAAYAPSASLLIAARAVLGVAGATLMPSTLALIRNMFSDERQRGTAIGIWTGATSAGIALGPVLSGLLLEHFWWGSVFLINLPFMVMLLVLAPVLVPEFRHPGVGRFDWASGVLSLATVLPVIWGVKELAQIGGGASGSVGWPVSAVLFGLAVGVVLVRRQVRRPDPLIDVALFRRRAFGGAVALNVVAMFGVVGFALFATQYLQSVLGLSPLRAALWSVAPSILVGGAAPLANALARVIDRAYLMAGGFLIAAVGFTLTTQVSPDRGLWIVLLAATTYAVGLVTVMSLVTEVALGIAPPERAGSASALLESGSELGGALGMALLGSLGSAIYRHGVTSGAPDGVPSEALDTVRETLGGAQAVAAGLPGELGDAVLRVARDSFTDGLHAAGVAAAVVMVGAAVVAGTRLRGLGIGSEGSGDADRGSVPVPGRGSGREAAAEV from the coding sequence ATGTCTGATGAGTACAGCGTCCGCGCGGGACGGAAGGAGTGGGTCGGCCTCGCCGTGCTGCTCCTGCCCCTGCTGTTCGTCTCGATGGACGTGTCCGTGCTGTACTTCGCGGTGCCGTTCCTGAGCGTCGAGCTCGAACCGACCAGCACGCAGCAGCTCTGGATCTTCGACGTCTACGGGTTCGTGCTGGCCGGCCTGCTGATCCCGATGGGCGCGATCGGGGATCGGATCGGGCGGCGGCGGTTACTGCTGATCGGGGCGGTCGCGTTCAGTGGCGCTTCCGTGCTGGCCGCGTACGCGCCGAGCGCCTCGCTGCTGATCGCCGCGCGGGCGGTGCTGGGCGTGGCCGGGGCGACGCTGATGCCGTCGACGCTGGCGCTGATCCGGAACATGTTCTCCGACGAGCGTCAGCGCGGGACGGCGATCGGGATCTGGACCGGGGCGACCAGCGCGGGGATCGCGCTGGGGCCGGTGCTGTCCGGGCTGCTACTCGAGCACTTCTGGTGGGGGTCGGTGTTCCTGATCAACTTGCCGTTCATGGTCATGCTGCTGGTGCTGGCTCCGGTGCTGGTGCCCGAGTTCCGGCACCCCGGGGTGGGGCGGTTCGACTGGGCGTCGGGGGTGTTGTCGCTGGCGACCGTGCTGCCGGTGATCTGGGGCGTGAAGGAGCTGGCGCAGATCGGGGGTGGGGCGTCGGGGTCGGTGGGGTGGCCCGTATCTGCGGTTCTGTTCGGGCTGGCGGTCGGCGTGGTGCTCGTGCGGCGGCAGGTGCGGCGTCCGGACCCGCTGATCGACGTCGCGCTGTTCCGACGGCGGGCGTTCGGCGGGGCGGTGGCGCTGAACGTCGTCGCCATGTTCGGGGTCGTCGGGTTCGCGCTGTTCGCGACGCAGTATCTGCAGTCGGTGCTGGGGTTGAGCCCGCTGCGGGCGGCACTGTGGAGCGTCGCGCCGTCGATTTTGGTCGGTGGAGCCGCTCCGCTGGCGAACGCGCTGGCCCGGGTGATCGACCGGGCCTACCTGATGGCGGGGGGTTTCCTGATCGCGGCCGTGGGGTTCACGCTGACGACCCAGGTGTCGCCGGATCGCGGGCTCTGGATCGTCCTGCTGGCCGCGACGACGTACGCGGTCGGGCTGGTGACCGTCATGTCGCTGGTGACCGAGGTGGCGCTGGGGATCGCGCCGCCGGAGCGGGCCGGGTCGGCGTCGGCGCTGCTGGAGTCGGGGTCGGAGCTGGGTGGGGCGCTCGGGATGGCGCTGCTGGGGAGTCTCGGGAGTGCGATCTACCGGCACGGGGTGACGTCGGGGGCCCCGGACGGGGTGCCGTCGGAGGCGTTGGACACGGTGCGGGAGACGCTGGGTGGGGCCCAGGCGGTGGCGGCGGGGTTGCCGGGGGAGCTGGGGGACGCGGTGCTGCGGGTGGCTCGGGATTCGTTCACGGACGGGTTGCACGCGGCCGGGGTGGCGGCGGCCGTGGTGATGGTGGGGGCGGCCGTGGTGGCGGGGACGCGGTTGCGGGGGTTGGGGATCGGTTCGGAGGGATCGGGGGACGCTGACCGGGGCTCGGTCCCGGTCCCGGGCCGGGGCTCGGGCCGGGAGGCGGCGGCGGAGGTTTGA
- a CDS encoding ROK family protein, with product MELPGPARIGSVRAHNLALVLRAVASASSPVSRAEVAAATGLTRASVSGLVDALVAGRLLRETGAPTRTGVGRPSTGLVLDDGGPAGLGIELNVDHLAACVVDLSGAVRVRRVVSSSFPVVTLAQEAVSEAQELGLTLSGVALAVPGLVDPATGELLVTPNLDGGAGEVLARLGALQSVPLAVENEATLAARAEQRALGAAAPRSFLQVSGEVGIGAGLVLDGQVYRGRHGWSGELGHVTVRPGGRPCACGSDGCLEQYAGLRAIARAAGSADVAGRAAAGSADIAGRAAAGDASMLAALADAGEALGLALAGALNLLDLDAVVLGGAHAELAPWLVGPIEAQLERRLVGAAVSRPVVRASVLGVDAAALGAAWSVLDRVLEDPAGWLSS from the coding sequence GTGGAACTTCCTGGACCGGCACGTATCGGTTCGGTGCGGGCGCACAACCTGGCGCTCGTGTTGCGGGCGGTGGCCTCGGCGTCGTCGCCGGTCTCGCGGGCCGAGGTGGCGGCCGCGACCGGGCTGACCCGGGCCTCGGTGTCTGGCCTGGTCGACGCCCTGGTGGCCGGACGCCTGCTGCGTGAGACCGGTGCGCCGACCCGGACCGGCGTCGGTCGTCCGTCGACCGGTCTGGTGTTGGACGACGGTGGCCCGGCCGGGCTGGGCATCGAGCTGAACGTCGACCATCTTGCCGCCTGCGTGGTCGATCTGAGCGGAGCCGTGCGGGTGCGGCGGGTCGTGTCGTCGTCGTTCCCGGTGGTGACGCTGGCTCAGGAGGCGGTGTCGGAGGCGCAGGAGCTCGGGCTGACGCTGTCCGGGGTCGCGCTGGCCGTGCCCGGGCTGGTGGACCCGGCGACCGGGGAGCTGCTGGTGACGCCGAACCTCGACGGCGGGGCGGGCGAGGTGCTGGCCCGGCTGGGCGCGCTGCAGAGCGTCCCGCTGGCGGTGGAGAACGAGGCGACGCTGGCCGCGCGGGCCGAGCAGCGGGCTCTCGGGGCCGCCGCGCCGCGGTCGTTCCTGCAGGTCTCGGGTGAGGTCGGCATCGGGGCCGGGCTGGTGCTCGACGGGCAGGTGTACCGCGGCCGGCACGGGTGGAGCGGTGAGCTCGGGCACGTGACCGTGCGGCCGGGCGGGCGGCCGTGCGCGTGCGGCAGCGACGGGTGCCTGGAGCAGTACGCGGGGCTGCGGGCGATCGCCCGGGCGGCCGGGTCGGCGGACGTTGCCGGGCGGGCTGCGGCGGGGTCGGCGGACATCGCCGGGCGGGCCGCGGCCGGGGACGCGTCGATGCTGGCCGCGCTGGCCGACGCCGGGGAGGCGCTGGGGCTGGCGCTGGCCGGGGCGTTGAACCTGCTGGACCTGGACGCGGTGGTGCTGGGCGGGGCGCACGCCGAGCTGGCGCCGTGGCTGGTGGGTCCGATCGAGGCTCAGCTGGAACGGCGGCTGGTGGGGGCGGCGGTGTCCCGGCCGGTGGTGCGGGCGTCGGTGCTCGGGGTGGACGCGGCGGCGTTGGGGGCGGCGTGGTCGGTGCTGGATCGGGTGCTGGAGGATCCGGCGGGGTGGCTCAGTTCTTGA
- a CDS encoding TetR/AcrR family transcriptional regulator C-terminal domain-containing protein, translated as MTPSARITEELRRRIESGELAPGDRLPSTRQITREWGVAMATATKVLTALRQAGLADAVPGVGTVVRARTNEEQELPPPGRQLPDPPQKRRRPTDAPLTRDRIVAAAIAIADADGMAELSMRRVAADLGVATMALYRYVPSKEDLVVLMLDAVFGDVDLIPDPEPTGWRSRLEEVARIQWDIYRKHRWMAGVLSFSRPQLVPRGMVHTEYAMATLKDSGLDPGQLLHAAVCLFNHVRSVALVYDEELRNQQDTGMDADEWMKGQDPYYLEVMATGRFPMMTALQALPDVDFSTESMFEWGLQRYLDGLQELIKN; from the coding sequence GTGACCCCCTCCGCCCGCATCACCGAAGAACTCCGCCGACGGATCGAATCCGGCGAACTGGCCCCCGGCGACCGCCTCCCGTCCACCCGCCAGATCACCCGCGAGTGGGGCGTTGCCATGGCCACCGCCACCAAGGTCCTCACCGCGCTCCGCCAGGCCGGCCTGGCCGACGCCGTCCCCGGCGTCGGCACCGTCGTCCGCGCCAGAACCAACGAAGAACAAGAACTCCCGCCCCCAGGACGCCAGCTCCCTGACCCACCGCAAAAACGCCGCCGCCCCACCGACGCCCCCCTCACCCGCGACCGGATCGTCGCCGCGGCCATCGCCATCGCCGACGCCGACGGCATGGCCGAGCTCTCGATGCGCCGCGTCGCCGCCGACCTCGGCGTCGCCACGATGGCCCTCTACCGCTACGTCCCGAGCAAGGAGGACCTGGTCGTCCTCATGCTCGACGCGGTCTTCGGAGACGTCGACCTGATCCCCGACCCGGAGCCGACCGGCTGGCGGAGCCGCCTCGAAGAGGTGGCCCGCATCCAGTGGGACATCTACCGGAAGCACCGCTGGATGGCCGGAGTGCTGTCGTTCTCCCGGCCGCAACTGGTCCCGCGCGGGATGGTGCACACCGAGTACGCGATGGCGACGCTGAAGGACTCCGGCCTCGACCCGGGCCAGCTGCTGCACGCCGCGGTCTGCCTGTTCAACCACGTGCGCAGCGTGGCGCTCGTCTACGACGAGGAGCTGCGCAACCAGCAGGACACCGGCATGGACGCCGACGAGTGGATGAAGGGCCAGGATCCCTACTATCTCGAGGTCATGGCCACCGGCCGATTCCCGATGATGACCGCCCTGCAGGCCCTACCGGACGTCGACTTCTCCACCGAGTCGATGTTCGAATGGGGGTTGCAACGCTATCTCGACGGGCTCCAGGAACTCATCAAGAACTGA